In Nicotiana tabacum cultivar K326 chromosome 17, ASM71507v2, whole genome shotgun sequence, one DNA window encodes the following:
- the LOC107817286 gene encoding putative WRKY transcription factor 15, translating to MAVELMMDYGNTRNCTFVTKLEEKAVVQEASSGLESVEKLIRLLSQTQSQQIQHQKQGYLKQNNSPMEIETVANAAVTKFKKVISLLDRNRTGHARFRRAPVASSSSQNPTKDYVDTKVYYPTPIQQIPLVSYENYSQQLPLVPKTISFSYSPEMSRTNSFNISTLTGETESKQHSSSSAFQITNLSQVSNSAGRPPLSSSSLKRKCSSSENAVSGKCSGSSGRCHCSKRRKLRLKRVVRVPAISMKMADIPPDDYSWRKYGQKPIKGSPHPRGYYKCSSVRGCPARKHVERALDDPTMLIVTYEGEHNHSLSVAETSSLILESS from the exons ATGGCTGTGGAACTAATGATGGATTACGGAAACACTAGGAATTGTACGTTCGTGACCAAATTGGAAGAAAAAGCAGTTGTACAAGAAGCTTCTTCTGGTCTTGAAAGTGTTGAGAAACTCATCAGATTGTTATCTCAGACTCAGTCTCAACAAATACAGCATCAAAAACAGGGATATTTAAAGCAAAATAACTCTCCTATGGAAATTGAAACGGTGGCAAATGCTGCTGTTACAAAGTTCAAGAAGGTAATTTCACTTCTAGATCGAAACAGAACTGGCCATGCTAGATTTAGAAGAGCCCCtgtggcttcttcttcttctcaaaatcctACCAAAGATTATGTTGACACTAAAGTGTATTATCCTACTCCGATCCAACAAATACCTCTTGTTTCTTATGAAAATTATAGTCAACAACTCCCTCTGGTTCCAAAGACCATTAGTTTCTCTTATTCTCCGGAGATGTCTCGTACGAACTCGTTCAATATCTCAACGTTAACAGGAGAAACAGAGAGCAAGCAACATTCTTCATCTTCAGCTTTCCAAATTACCAATCTTTCTCAGGTCTCTAATTCTGCTGGAAGGCCTCCTTTGTCTTCTTCTTCCTTGAAAAGAAAGTGCAGTTCATCGGAAAATGCCGTATCTGGCAAGTGCAGTGGATCTTCTGGCCGATGCCATTGTTCCAAAAGAAG GAAGTTAAGGCTGAAGAGGGTAGTTAGAGTTCCGGCAATAAGCATGAAGATGGCAGATATACCACCTGATGATTACTCCTGGAGGAAATATGGACAGAAACCAATTAAAGGATCTCCACACCCAAG GGGATACTACAAGTGTAGTAGTGTAAGAGGATGTCCAGCACGAAAACATGTTGAGAGAGCTTTGGATGATCCAACAATGCTGATTGTTACGTACGAAGGCGAGCATAATCATTCCCTTTCAGTTGCAGAAACAAGTAGTCTCATTTTAGAGTCTTCTTAG